The Takifugu flavidus isolate HTHZ2018 chromosome 21, ASM371156v2, whole genome shotgun sequence genome has a window encoding:
- the clasp2 gene encoding CLIP-associating protein 2 isoform X32, whose translation MRRLICQRICDYRSFEDDDSVDGNRSSSAQTFKVPKVPKKPADSSAARRPSATSGKLVSKESAGAVDEEDFIKSFTDVPTVQIYSARDLEDNLNKIREICSDDKHDWDQRAIALKKIRSLLVAGAPTYDCFYQHLRLLDGAFKLSAKDLRSQVVREACITVAYISTILGNKFDHGAEAIVPVLFNLIPNCAKVMASSGVSAIRIIIRHTHVPRLIPLITSNCTSKSVAVRRRCYDFLDLLLQEWQTHSLERHTSVLVESIKKGIRDADSEARIEARKAYWGLRNHFPSEADALYNSLESSYQRTLQSCLKSSGSVASLPQSDRSSSSSQESLNRPLTSKWSAAPGRVPASSKGRVSATSLQRSRSDVDVNAAAVAKHRYVGQTRAAGHLPPGSYSSLDDASDKIDGRVRTKQPLSTPSGMTSQGDSRGRSRAKMVSQSQPGSRSGSPGRVLTSTALSTMSSGPHRVLAGSSTDGRRRSRIPRSQGCSRDSSPTRLSVAPSSISSIYNGASRGARGSRIPRPSMSQGCSREASRESSRDASPVRSFTPLATRSYSRSTGALHTPDTFGAAGSGFGISQSSRLSSSVSAMRVLNTGSDVEEALADALRKPGRRRYENYGMYSDDDANSDASSACSERSYSSRNGGAIPTYMRQTEDVAEVLNRCASANWSERKEGLLGLQALLKNQRTLSRVELKRLCEIFTRMFADPHSKVFSMFLETLVDFIQVHKEDLQDWLFVLLTQLLKKMGADLLGSVQAKVQKALDVTRESFPNDLQFTILMRFTVDQTQTPNLKVKVAILRYIETLTLQMEAPDFVNSSETRLAVSRIITWTTEPKSSDVRKAAQSVLISLFQLNTPEFSMLLAALPKTFQDGATKLLQNHLKNTGSVAQAPVGSPLTRHTPRSPASWSSPVTSPTNTSQNTPSPSAFDYDTENMNSEDIYSSLKGVTEAIQNFSFRSQEDMNEPVQRRDGEEGDSGTDGRGSDVMDGGRMALDNKTSLLNTPLLSSSPRGAREHFSDSPFKHSRKDTSMDDSEQFTDDSGLDQSELVAELLKELSNHNERIEERKAALCELLKLIRENTLQVWDEHFKTILLLLLETMGDREHVIRTLALRVLREILNKQPWRFKNYAELTIMKALEAHKDPHKEVVRAAEETAAMLALSISPDQCIKVLCPIIQSADYPINLAAMKMQTKVVERVPRDSLINLLPEIVPGLIQGYDNSESSVRKACVFCLVAIYTVIGEDLKPHLSQLSSSKLKLLNLYIKRAQSGSSGSEPPSEGL comes from the exons ATGAGGCGTCTTATCTGCCAGCGGATCTGTGACT ATCGCAGTTTTGAGGACGATGACAGTGTGGATGGGAATCGTTCTTCCTCAGCCCAGACCTTCAAGGTCCCAAAAGTTCCCAAGAAGCCTGCAGATTCCTCTGCTGCACGCCGGCCCAGTGCAACAAGTGGAAAGCTTG tgTCCAAGGAAAGTGCTGGGGCAGTGGATGAGGAGGACTTCATTAAGTCTTTTACAGATGTCCCCACTGTCCAG ATCTATTCCGCAAGGGATCTGGAAGACAACCTGAATAAGATCCGTGAGATCTGCTCTGATGACAAACATGACTGGGACCAGAGAGCGATTGCT CTGAAGAAGATTCGCTCACTCTTAGTTGCCGGTGCTCCCACCTACGACTGTTTCTACCAGCATTTACGACTCCTGGATGGAGCCTTCAAATTATCAGCTAAAGACCTGCGCTCACAAGTTGTCCGTGAGGCTTGCATTACTGTGGC TTACATATCGACAATACTAGGGAATAAATTCGATCACGGAGCAGAAGCGATCGTGCCCGTATTGTTCAACCTCATCCCCAACTGTGCCAAAGTGATGGCCTCCTCTGGGGTGTCTGCCATCCGCATCATTATACGG CACACTCATGTCCCTCGACTCATTCCCTTGATAACCAGTAACTGCACATCCAAATCTGTAGCCGTGAGAAG GCGCTGTTATGACTTCCTGGACCTTCTGCTACAGGAATGGCAAACCCACTCACTGGAGAG GCATACATCTGTTCTTGTTGAGAGCATCAAGAAGGGAATCCGAGATGCAGATTCAGAAGCTCGAATTGAAGCTCGCAA AGCTTACTGGGGGCTGAGGAACCACTTTCCATCAGAGGCCGATGCTCTTTACAACTCGCTGGAATCCTCTTACCAAAGGACCCTTCAGTCCTGCCTGAAGAGCTCCGGCAGTGTGGCTTCACTTCCACAGAGCgaccgctcctcttcctcttctcaagAGAGCCTCAA TCGGCCTCTAACCTCTAAATGGTCAGCAGCTCCTGGCAGAG TCCCTGCAAGCTCAAAGGGTAGAGTGTCAGCGACCTCCCTGCAGCGTTCCCGTAGTGATGTGGATGTAAATGCAGCCGCTGTCGCTAAGCATCGATACGTTGGACAGACCAGGGCAGCAGGGCATCTGCCCCCTGGCTCCTATTCCTCACTGG ATGATGCCTCTGATAAAATAGATG GCCGTGTACGTACCAAACAGCCTTTGTCCACTCCCAGCGGTATGACCAGCCAGGGTGACTCACGGGGACGCAGCCGCGCTAAGATGGTCTCCCAGTCTCAAC CTGGCAGTCGAAGTGGCTCCCCCGGGCGTGTTCTGACCAGCACGGCGCTGAGCACCATGAGCTCAGGACCCCACAGGGTGTTGGCTGGATCCAGTACAGATGGACGCAGACGAAGCCGCATTCCCCGGAGCCAGGGCTGTTCCAGAGATTCTTCCCCTACCCGTCTGTCCGTCG CTCCTTCCAGCATTAGTTCCATATACAATGGAGCAAGCAGAGGAG CTCGGGGCAGTCGTATTCCACGTCCCAGTATGAGTcagggctgcagcagagaagcCAGCAGGGAGAGCAGCAGGGACGCCAGCCCCGTCCGCTCCTTCACACCGCTGG CGACGCGGAGCTACTCTCGCTCCACTGGAGCTCTCCACACACCTGACACTTTTGGGGCTGCAG GATCGGGCTTTGGTATCAGTCAGTCCAGTCGTCTTTCCTCTTCGGTCAGTGCCATGAGGGTCCTCAACACTGGGTCGGATGTTGAAGAGGCTCTCGCTGATGCCTTG AGGAAGCCAGGGCGGCGACGGTACGAAAACTACGGCATGTACTCTGACGATGATGCTAACAGTGACGCTTCCAGCGCCTGTTCCGAGAGATCCTACAGCTCCAGGAATGGAGGAGCCATTCCCACATACATGAGACAGACTGAGGATGTAGCTGAG GTTTTAAACCGTTGTGCCAGTGCCAACTggtcagagaggaaggaggggctgTTGGGCCTGCAGGCCCTGCTAAAGAACCAGCGCACTCTCAG TCGGGTTGAATTGAAGAGATTGTGTGAAATCTTCACCCGGATGTTTGCCGATCCTCACAGTAAG GTCTTCAGTATGTTCCTGGAGACGCTGGTGGATTTCATCCAGGTCCATAAGGAGGATCTTCAGGACTGGCTATTCGTTCTGCTGAcacagctgctgaagaagaTGGGCGCCGACCTGCTGGGCTCAGTACAAGCTAAAGTTCAGAAAGCTCTGGATGTCACACG AGAGTCTTTCCCCAATGATCTGCAGTTTACTATTCTTATGAGGTTCACAGTAGACCAGACCCAGACACCAAATCTCAAG GTGAAGGTGGCCATTCTTCGGTATATCGAAACACTGACATTACAGATGGAAGCCCCAGACTTTGTGAATTCCAGTGAGACGAGGCTGGCAGTTTCACGCATCATCACCTGGACGACCGAGCCCAAGAGCTCCGATGTCAGAAAG GCAGCACAGTCGGTGCTCATCTCATTGTTTCAGCTCAACACGCCTGAGTTTAGCATGTTGTTGGCAGCTCTTCCAAAAACCTTTCAAGATGGAGCTACAAAACTGCTTCAGAATCACCTAAAGAACACCGGCAGCGTGGCACAG GCACCCGTGGGCAGTCCTTTAACACGCCACACTCCTAGATCACCAGCCAGCTGGTCCAGCCCAGTGACCTCCCCTACCAATACCTCCCAGAACACCCCATCACCAAG TGCTTTTGACTACGACACAGAGAACATGAACTCGGAGGATATCTACAGCTCACTCAAAGGCGTCACTGAGGCAATCCAGAACTTCAGCTTTCGTAGTCAGGAGGACATGAATGAACCGGTCCAAAGGCGGGACGGAGAGGAG GGGGACAGCGGGACAGATGGCAGAGGGTCAGACGTGATGGATGGAGGCCGCATGGCTCTGGACAACAAAACATCCCTCCTCAACACcccgctgctctcctccagcccACGAGGAGCCCGCGAGCATTTCTCAGACTCTCCCTTTAAACACAGCCGCAAAGACACCAGCATGGACGATTCGGAGCAGTTCACCGACG ATAGCGGACTGGACCAGTCGGAGCTGGTGGCCGAGCTTCTGAAAGAGCTGTCCAACCACAACGAGCGCATCGAGGAGAGGAAGGCGGCTCTGTGCGAGCTGCTCAAGTTGATCCGTGAAAACACCCTGCAGGTGTGGGACGAACATTTCAAAAccatcctgctgcttctgctggaaaCGATGGGCGACCGAGAG CATGTCATTCGAACACTGGCCCTGCGGGTGCTGAGGGAGATTCTCAACAAGCAACCTTGGAGGTTCAAGAACTACGCAGAGCTCACCATCATGAAGGCCCTGGAGGCTCATAAAGACCCCCATAAGGAG GTGGtacgagcagcagaggagacggcGGCCATGTTGGCGTTGTCCATCAGTCCAGACCAGTGTATCAAGGTGCTGTGTCCCATCATCCAGTCAGCGGACTACCCTATCAATCTAGCCGCCATGAAGATGCAGACCAAAGTGGTGGAGAGAGTTCCCCGTGACAGCCTGATCAACCTGCTGCCGGAAATCGTGCCAGGACTCATTCAG GGCTACGACAACTCTGAGAGCAGCGTCCGGAAGGCCTGCGTCTTCTGTTTGGTGGCTATTTACACGGTGATCGGAGAGGATCTCAAACCGCACCTCAGCCAGCTCTCAAGCAGCAAG ctgaagctgctgaatctCTACATCAAGCGTGCCCAGTCTGGCTCCAGCGGCAGCGAGCCCCCATCAGAGGGCCTATAG
- the clasp2 gene encoding CLIP-associating protein 2 isoform X22 produces the protein MRRLICQRICDYRSFEDDDSVDGNRSSSAQTFKVPKVPKKPADSSAARRPSATSGKLVSKESAGAVDEEDFIKSFTDVPTVQIYSARDLEDNLNKIREICSDDKHDWDQRAIALKKIRSLLVAGAPTYDCFYQHLRLLDGAFKLSAKDLRSQVVREACITVAYISTILGNKFDHGAEAIVPVLFNLIPNCAKVMASSGVSAIRIIIRHTHVPRLIPLITSNCTSKSVAVRRRCYDFLDLLLQEWQTHSLERHTSVLVESIKKGIRDADSEARIEARKAYWGLRNHFPSEADALYNSLESSYQRTLQSCLKSSGSVASLPQSDRSSSSSQESLNRPLTSKWSAAPGRVPASSKGRVSATSLQRSRSDVDVNAAAVAKHRYVGQTRAAGHLPPGSYSSLDDASDKIDGRVRTKQPLSTPSGMTSQGDSRGRSRAKMVSQSQRSDESDCTPGSQSATPVGAGSRSGSPGRVLTSTALSTMSSGPHRVLAGSSTDGRRRSRIPRSQGCSRDSSPTRLSVAPSSISSIYNGASRGARGSRIPRPSMSQGCSREASRESSRDASPVRSFTPLATRSYSRSTGALHTPDTFGAAGSGFGISQSSRLSSSVSAMRVLNTGSDVEEALADALLLGDMRSKRKPGRRRYENYGMYSDDDANSDASSACSERSYSSRNGGAIPTYMRQTEDVAEVLNRCASANWSERKEGLLGLQALLKNQRTLSRVELKRLCEIFTRMFADPHSKVFSMFLETLVDFIQVHKEDLQDWLFVLLTQLLKKMGADLLGSVQAKVQKALDVTRESFPNDLQFTILMRFTVDQTQTPNLKPVRSSCCGRGGSGVKLFPPRARRRACSLDEQAAAWSQSSQVKVAILRYIETLTLQMEAPDFVNSSETRLAVSRIITWTTEPKSSDVRKAAQSVLISLFQLNTPEFSMLLAALPKTFQDGATKLLQNHLKNTGSVAQAPVGSPLTRHTPRSPASWSSPVTSPTNTSQNTPSPSAFDYDTENMNSEDIYSSLKGVTEAIQNFSFRSQEDMNEPVQRRDGEEGDSGTDGRGSDVMDGGRMALDNKTSLLNTPLLSSSPRGAREHFSDSPFKHSRKDTSMDDSEQFTDDSGLDQSELVAELLKELSNHNERIEERKAALCELLKLIRENTLQVWDEHFKTILLLLLETMGDREHVIRTLALRVLREILNKQPWRFKNYAELTIMKALEAHKDPHKEVVRAAEETAAMLALSISPDQCIKVLCPIIQSADYPINLAAMKMQTKVVERVPRDSLINLLPEIVPGLIQGYDNSESSVRKACVFCLVAIYTVIGEDLKPHLSQLSSSKLKLLNLYIKRAQSGSSGSEPPSEGL, from the exons ATGAGGCGTCTTATCTGCCAGCGGATCTGTGACT ATCGCAGTTTTGAGGACGATGACAGTGTGGATGGGAATCGTTCTTCCTCAGCCCAGACCTTCAAGGTCCCAAAAGTTCCCAAGAAGCCTGCAGATTCCTCTGCTGCACGCCGGCCCAGTGCAACAAGTGGAAAGCTTG tgTCCAAGGAAAGTGCTGGGGCAGTGGATGAGGAGGACTTCATTAAGTCTTTTACAGATGTCCCCACTGTCCAG ATCTATTCCGCAAGGGATCTGGAAGACAACCTGAATAAGATCCGTGAGATCTGCTCTGATGACAAACATGACTGGGACCAGAGAGCGATTGCT CTGAAGAAGATTCGCTCACTCTTAGTTGCCGGTGCTCCCACCTACGACTGTTTCTACCAGCATTTACGACTCCTGGATGGAGCCTTCAAATTATCAGCTAAAGACCTGCGCTCACAAGTTGTCCGTGAGGCTTGCATTACTGTGGC TTACATATCGACAATACTAGGGAATAAATTCGATCACGGAGCAGAAGCGATCGTGCCCGTATTGTTCAACCTCATCCCCAACTGTGCCAAAGTGATGGCCTCCTCTGGGGTGTCTGCCATCCGCATCATTATACGG CACACTCATGTCCCTCGACTCATTCCCTTGATAACCAGTAACTGCACATCCAAATCTGTAGCCGTGAGAAG GCGCTGTTATGACTTCCTGGACCTTCTGCTACAGGAATGGCAAACCCACTCACTGGAGAG GCATACATCTGTTCTTGTTGAGAGCATCAAGAAGGGAATCCGAGATGCAGATTCAGAAGCTCGAATTGAAGCTCGCAA AGCTTACTGGGGGCTGAGGAACCACTTTCCATCAGAGGCCGATGCTCTTTACAACTCGCTGGAATCCTCTTACCAAAGGACCCTTCAGTCCTGCCTGAAGAGCTCCGGCAGTGTGGCTTCACTTCCACAGAGCgaccgctcctcttcctcttctcaagAGAGCCTCAA TCGGCCTCTAACCTCTAAATGGTCAGCAGCTCCTGGCAGAG TCCCTGCAAGCTCAAAGGGTAGAGTGTCAGCGACCTCCCTGCAGCGTTCCCGTAGTGATGTGGATGTAAATGCAGCCGCTGTCGCTAAGCATCGATACGTTGGACAGACCAGGGCAGCAGGGCATCTGCCCCCTGGCTCCTATTCCTCACTGG ATGATGCCTCTGATAAAATAGATG GCCGTGTACGTACCAAACAGCCTTTGTCCACTCCCAGCGGTATGACCAGCCAGGGTGACTCACGGGGACGCAGCCGCGCTAAGATGGTCTCCCAGTCTCAAC GTTCCGATGAATCCGATTGCACACCAG GATCTCAGTCTGCTACCCCTGTCGGTG CTGGCAGTCGAAGTGGCTCCCCCGGGCGTGTTCTGACCAGCACGGCGCTGAGCACCATGAGCTCAGGACCCCACAGGGTGTTGGCTGGATCCAGTACAGATGGACGCAGACGAAGCCGCATTCCCCGGAGCCAGGGCTGTTCCAGAGATTCTTCCCCTACCCGTCTGTCCGTCG CTCCTTCCAGCATTAGTTCCATATACAATGGAGCAAGCAGAGGAG CTCGGGGCAGTCGTATTCCACGTCCCAGTATGAGTcagggctgcagcagagaagcCAGCAGGGAGAGCAGCAGGGACGCCAGCCCCGTCCGCTCCTTCACACCGCTGG CGACGCGGAGCTACTCTCGCTCCACTGGAGCTCTCCACACACCTGACACTTTTGGGGCTGCAG GATCGGGCTTTGGTATCAGTCAGTCCAGTCGTCTTTCCTCTTCGGTCAGTGCCATGAGGGTCCTCAACACTGGGTCGGATGTTGAAGAGGCTCTCGCTGATGCCTTG CTGTTGGGAGACATGCGATCCAAG AGGAAGCCAGGGCGGCGACGGTACGAAAACTACGGCATGTACTCTGACGATGATGCTAACAGTGACGCTTCCAGCGCCTGTTCCGAGAGATCCTACAGCTCCAGGAATGGAGGAGCCATTCCCACATACATGAGACAGACTGAGGATGTAGCTGAG GTTTTAAACCGTTGTGCCAGTGCCAACTggtcagagaggaaggaggggctgTTGGGCCTGCAGGCCCTGCTAAAGAACCAGCGCACTCTCAG TCGGGTTGAATTGAAGAGATTGTGTGAAATCTTCACCCGGATGTTTGCCGATCCTCACAGTAAG GTCTTCAGTATGTTCCTGGAGACGCTGGTGGATTTCATCCAGGTCCATAAGGAGGATCTTCAGGACTGGCTATTCGTTCTGCTGAcacagctgctgaagaagaTGGGCGCCGACCTGCTGGGCTCAGTACAAGCTAAAGTTCAGAAAGCTCTGGATGTCACACG AGAGTCTTTCCCCAATGATCTGCAGTTTACTATTCTTATGAGGTTCACAGTAGACCAGACCCAGACACCAAATCTCAAG cCTGTTCGGAGCTCGTGTTGTGGCAGGGGAGGGTCCGGGGTTAAATTGTTCCCCCCGAGAGCGCGGCGCCGTGCCTGCTCTCTAGACGAGCAGGCCGCAGCCTGGAGCCAGTCCTCCCAG GTGAAGGTGGCCATTCTTCGGTATATCGAAACACTGACATTACAGATGGAAGCCCCAGACTTTGTGAATTCCAGTGAGACGAGGCTGGCAGTTTCACGCATCATCACCTGGACGACCGAGCCCAAGAGCTCCGATGTCAGAAAG GCAGCACAGTCGGTGCTCATCTCATTGTTTCAGCTCAACACGCCTGAGTTTAGCATGTTGTTGGCAGCTCTTCCAAAAACCTTTCAAGATGGAGCTACAAAACTGCTTCAGAATCACCTAAAGAACACCGGCAGCGTGGCACAG GCACCCGTGGGCAGTCCTTTAACACGCCACACTCCTAGATCACCAGCCAGCTGGTCCAGCCCAGTGACCTCCCCTACCAATACCTCCCAGAACACCCCATCACCAAG TGCTTTTGACTACGACACAGAGAACATGAACTCGGAGGATATCTACAGCTCACTCAAAGGCGTCACTGAGGCAATCCAGAACTTCAGCTTTCGTAGTCAGGAGGACATGAATGAACCGGTCCAAAGGCGGGACGGAGAGGAG GGGGACAGCGGGACAGATGGCAGAGGGTCAGACGTGATGGATGGAGGCCGCATGGCTCTGGACAACAAAACATCCCTCCTCAACACcccgctgctctcctccagcccACGAGGAGCCCGCGAGCATTTCTCAGACTCTCCCTTTAAACACAGCCGCAAAGACACCAGCATGGACGATTCGGAGCAGTTCACCGACG ATAGCGGACTGGACCAGTCGGAGCTGGTGGCCGAGCTTCTGAAAGAGCTGTCCAACCACAACGAGCGCATCGAGGAGAGGAAGGCGGCTCTGTGCGAGCTGCTCAAGTTGATCCGTGAAAACACCCTGCAGGTGTGGGACGAACATTTCAAAAccatcctgctgcttctgctggaaaCGATGGGCGACCGAGAG CATGTCATTCGAACACTGGCCCTGCGGGTGCTGAGGGAGATTCTCAACAAGCAACCTTGGAGGTTCAAGAACTACGCAGAGCTCACCATCATGAAGGCCCTGGAGGCTCATAAAGACCCCCATAAGGAG GTGGtacgagcagcagaggagacggcGGCCATGTTGGCGTTGTCCATCAGTCCAGACCAGTGTATCAAGGTGCTGTGTCCCATCATCCAGTCAGCGGACTACCCTATCAATCTAGCCGCCATGAAGATGCAGACCAAAGTGGTGGAGAGAGTTCCCCGTGACAGCCTGATCAACCTGCTGCCGGAAATCGTGCCAGGACTCATTCAG GGCTACGACAACTCTGAGAGCAGCGTCCGGAAGGCCTGCGTCTTCTGTTTGGTGGCTATTTACACGGTGATCGGAGAGGATCTCAAACCGCACCTCAGCCAGCTCTCAAGCAGCAAG ctgaagctgctgaatctCTACATCAAGCGTGCCCAGTCTGGCTCCAGCGGCAGCGAGCCCCCATCAGAGGGCCTATAG